In the Anaerostipes caccae L1-92 genome, GCGGAAGCGCTCCTGATAATAGTCCAAAACTTCAGGGTGAAACTGAAACAGCTCTACTGTTTTAAATAAAAGATCATCAAAATCCAGGGCATTGTTGGCCTTCAGCTGTTTTTGGTATTCCTTGTAGATTTCTGCAATTTTCTTTTTCTTAAAATCAAAATTATACCGGGTTTCGTATTCTCCCGGTGTCATAAACTCATCTTTCGCTGAGGAGATTGCATTCATCACGGCACGCTCCGGCAGACTTTTTGTGTCCACCTTAAACTGTTTGCAGATGCCCCGGATCAAAGACTTCTGGTCATCGCTGTCATAAATGGTAAAACTGTTGTCATAGCCAAGCTTGTCGATATGTCTCCTCAATATGCGGACACAGGTAGAATGAAACGTGCTGACCCATATATGCTCCGCTCCGGAACCCACCAGGGCATCCACACGCTCTCTCATCTCTCTGGCTGCTTTATTGGTAAATGTTATCGCCATGATGTGATAGGGATTTACTCCCTGTTCGATCAGATAGGCGATCCTGTGGGTCAGGACCCTTGTCTTGCCTGAGCCTGCGCCGGCCAGCAGAAGCAGAGGCCCTTCCGTACAAAATACGGCTTCCCGCTGCTGTTCATTCAATGTATCATATATGCTCATATGTAATATCCTTTCTTGCTTCTGTTCTACTTCTGTTTAACCTTCCTTTCCGGTAAGACTAACTACTATTATACTACATCCGGTCAAAACAAAGAAGCGATAAATGTGCCTGAGTTTTTATGCCCCGCTTTCAAAACAAAAATCCTTCGGAAAATGTCATGTCAGAGACTTGTCATATAGTTTAAAAAACCGTATAATGTAGTTATCATACAATCAAGGAGGACGATGTATGGATGATTTAAAAGAAAAGCTTTCAAAGTGGCTGGAATTAGACTATATACTACCGGAAGATATTCCAAATATCGACCTTTATATGGACCAGATCACAACTTTTATGGACACAGAATTAAAAAATTCCACCCGTTTTCAGGGAGATAAGATTTTCACCAAAACAATGATCAATAATTATTCAAAGAATGATCTGCTGCCGCCTTCCAGCAAAAAGAAATACTCCAGAAATCATATGATTCTTTTAATCTATATCTATTACCTGAAAAACTTCATGTCTATTTCAGATATCAAGTCTCTTTTGGCCCCGCTGAAAAACCACTTTTATGACGATGACAGGGAACTGTCGTTTTTCGATATCTATGAGGAGATTTATCAGCTGGAACACAGACAGAAGCCGGTGATCGCGGAATCCGTAGCGGATGACCTGAAAAAGGCCAGGGAATCTTTTGCTTTCGTGGAAGACGAAAAGGACCGGGATCTGCTTCAGCATTTTTCCTTCATCACACTTTTGTGCTATGATATTTATGCGAAAAAACAGCTGATCGAGAAAATGATCGACAATTTCTATACTGACAGTCCGGAAAAAGAAAAGAAAGAGAAAAAAATGAAGAAATAGGCGAAAGCCTATTTCTTCATTCTGTTAAATACCAAATCATATCCGTCGCTTCCGTAGTTTAAAGAACGGTTGACCCTGCTGATCGTAGCCGTGGATGCTCCCGTCTTTTCTGCCACTTCCAGATACGTATGTTTTTCCCTGAGCATGGAAGCCACTTCAAAACGCTGTGCCAGGGATTCCAATTCGTTCACCGTACATAAATCTTCAAAGAAAGTAAAACACTCTTCCTCTGTCTCCAACGTAAGAATCGCCTGAAACAGCCGTTTGGCGGCCTCTGTCTTAATCTTTTTGCTCATAATATGCTGCTCCTTTTCCTGCTTCGACTTTTCGATGCTTGATTAGTTTTAATATACAACATCAGCGCGTTAAAGTAAAGAAGATTTGCACCGATTTTTCTGCCGTGCATACTCTAAGAAATAAAGTATTTTTTAGGAGTTTTTATGAAAGTAAAAAAACTTGCTGCCGCGTTTCTGTCCTCTGTACTGGCTCTGGGCGTTTTGTCCGGATGCGGAACATCTAAATCCGAAAAAGAGACAAAAAAGCTCACCAAAGTCACCTTAAACGAAGTTACCCACTCTGTCTTCTATGCTCCCCAGTATGTAGCCATTGAAAAAGGATATTTCAAGGACGAAGGTATCGACCTGAAAGTGGATACAGGATTCGGTGCGGATAAAAGTATGACCGCTCTGATCTCGGGAAATGCAGACATCGGCTTCATGGGACCGGAAGCCAGCATCTATCAGTACAACGAAGGAAACCAGGACTATGCCGTCAACTTTGCGCAGCTTACCCAGCGTGCAGGCAACTTCCTCGTTTCCAGAAAAAAGATCAAAAACTTCTCATGGAACGATATCAAGGGCAAGGAAGTGATCGGCGGACGAAAAGGCGGAATGCCTCAGATGATCTTTGAGTATGTTCTGAAGAAACAGAAAATCGATCCGAAAAAAGATATCAAGATGGTCCAAAACATCGACTTTGCCAACACATCCGGGGCTTTTTCCGGCGGCACAGGAGACTTTACCGTGGAATTTGAACCCAATGCAACTGCCCTCGAAACACAGGGTGCGGGGTATGTTGCCGCATCCATAGGCGTGGAAAGCGGGTTTGTTCCTTATACGACCTACTGTGCAAAGAAGAGTTATATCAAAAAGAATCCAAAAATCATACAGGGCTTTACCAATGCCATCAAAAAAGGCCAGGAATACGTAAATAAACATACGCCGGAAGAGATTGCAGCTGTCATCGGCGGACAGTTCCCCGACGTATCGAAAAACGATTTGATCACCATCATCAAGCGCTACAAGGATCAGGATACCTATAAAGAAAATCCTGTGTTCAGTGAAGATGGGTTTGCCCTTCTTCAGGATATCCTGAAAAACGCAGGAGAATTAGATGACTCCGTCCCATTCGATAAACTGGTTGACAATACATTTGCCGAAAAAGCAAAGTAAACCTGTCTTTTGATTTCCTGTTAAAAAGGCTGCAGACAATCGTTCAGGATATGTCTGCAGCCTTTTTGTCTGGTGTTTTCTAAGCAGTCCTCTTCTGTTTGCTCACAAGCATGGCCGCCGCAAACAGTGCCAGGGCAAATCCCGCCTGAATCAGGATACCCTGCATTGCAGGCCATATATGGCTCATATCAAAAACATCCAGCTGGTCGATCAGCTTATTGGATCTGATATACCAATAGGTCGGAAGGAATCTTGAAACAGTCAGTACCTGTTTGCTCATAAACTCAAGCGGTACAAACACTCCGCCAAGGAATGCACTTCCAAGAGACACCACATTTACTACCCCCTGGAGTGCGTCATCATTAGTGACGAGAAGCCCCGCAAGAAAAGAGATGCCTGCCGAAACGCCCATGAACATAAGGCTGTTGAGCATAAACAACAAAAGATTGCCCTGAAAAATCTCATCCCGGTATATCGCCATAGCCAGCAGCATAAACACCAGCCAGCAGCCCACGGATGCCGTCAGTGTCCCAAGCGCCAGCTGAAGATTCCTGGATCGTTCTGTAGCCGCGGAGCACTGGTTTCTTCTTCTGATATCTTTTTTATAAAAGACCATGAATACCGGACTCACTGCCACTGTGATCAGGGCAATGAAGATATAGGCAAGGTACTGAAAATAATACGAGGTATTGCTCTGTTCGCCGGCCTTTTTGCTTCCCAGCAGGTTCACCTGTGCCGATGACTTTAATGTATTTTCTGCCCTCTCCACCGCCTGCTGTTCTGAAAACCCTGCGGCCAGATAGCTCCTCACCATCTTTGTAAACTTATTTACCTGTTCGTCAATCATATATCCGCTGGTTGAGCCGGGAACCTTTACATTTTCTATTTGTACCTTTTTATTTTGGCTTAACAGGCTCTCCCCGAATCCTTTCGGCAGAATCAGAATATATTCTGCATTTCTGTAAAACAATTCATTCTGCATTGTTTTCTTCTCATCTTTTATGTCTTTTACATTTTGTTCATTTGAGAGAAATGTCTTCAGAGCTTTGGAAGCCGTGCTTTTATCATGATCTACAATGCCAACATTAATTTTTGTTGTCTGGAATCCGGTATTGCTGTCTTTACCGAAGCTTGAAAATAAGATGGTCAGTACGAAAAAGATTCCGGCATATATAAACATTGCGAGTTTTTTACTTCTGACAATTTTAAAAAAGCATTTAAATACTTGCATATTTTTTCCTCCTCATCATGAAAAAACTCCCAAGGCAAAATAAAACAGAAATTATGATCAGTGAAATGCAGCTTCTGAGATAAACTGACAGGTCATCATAAATATTCAGGCTGTAAAAGCAGTCCGTGATCAGTGCTGCCGGATTGATTCTGTTGAAAAGCGGTACATGTTTTTCCACGATGTCTTTCATGTTTCCTATCATTAATCCGCTGAAGAAGCAGAAAAACATACTGATGGCTATGTTGAGCCCGCTTTTTGTATCCCTGGACATCCGGCCGATCGAACCGATGAACAGCCCTATGGACACCCCGGTAAAACATCCGATAAATCCTGCCAGCAAAATAAATCCTGCCTGACTTCCAAGATCAATTTTCAGAACGAGCCGCATATAACCGATTGCCACCAGGAATGCCAAAAACTGTACCGTCACGCCTACGAGGAAATCAGCTGCTGTACTTTTCAGCTTATCTGCCGGAGAAACTGCTTTTCTGGCCGCAATATCCGACAAGTTCGCCTGAGCATGGAGGGCACTCTGAAGTCCCAGAAAACCTCCGTAGAGACATACCATCGCAAGCAGCGCATAAAAATACTGCACCATCATATTGGCATCTTCATTCCCCAGACTGATCTGCTGATTCTCTACCATATTCTGTGATATCGCCTTCACCAGTTTTTCCATCCCTTCCGGGTGTTCTTTTATCGTTTGCTGTACCATATGATTCATCTGGATATATTGATCGCTGACCTCTTTTAAAATCGTCTGGTTGATGCCATTTTCTTTCACTGTAAGCCTTATGTTGTCTCCCAGAGTATAAAAGCCGTCAATCTTTCCGTCTTGGAGCAGCTTTTCGGCTTTCTTCAAAGATGTGTACTTCACTTTCAGAAGCTGATCTTCCCCCTTTTTTGAAAGCTCCGCCACAGTCTGCTTAAATCCTTCCGCATCTTTTGCCGCCTTCGTCTCCACGATTGCTGCCGGGACTGGTTTCAGTTCTTCCGAATCGTTTAAAAGATTTCCAAATCCGAAATAGAACAGGGTAGCAAGTATGAGAGGAAATGCAAAACTCCAAAAAATAGCGGACTTATTTCTAATGGATGCTTTGAAATGATATTTATATAAATGCCAAAACATAGTTTCCCCTCCTAATCTCTCAGCTGTTTTCCTGTGATCTCCAGAAATACGTCATTTAATGTGGGAAGCTCCGAATAAACTCTGCCGAACGAAACTTCTCTTTCAGACAGGTATCCGAGAACATTTACCAGGTTGTGACTGCCCCCGCTGCACTGCACATAGAGTTTTCCGTCTGTGTAATCCGCTTGGAATACATGTTTCATATTACGTACTGCCTGAAGTTCCTCTTCTTTTAGGTCAGATACATCCACCGTGATCTTTTCTCCCATTTTGATCATCTGCTTCAGTTCCTCTTTCGTGCCTGTAGCCAGCGGACGCCCCTTATCCATGATCAGTATCCTGCTGCAGATCTGCTCCACTTCCTCCATATAATGAGAGGTATAAACGACAGTCGTCCCCTGCCGGTTCAATTCAAGAATCCCCTCCAGAATCTTATTGCGGCTCTGGGGATCAACTGCTACGGTCGGTTCATCCAAAAAGATCAATTTTGGTTTATGGGCAATGCCGCAGGCGATATTGAGGCGTCTTAACAGGCCTCCGGAAAGTTTTGGCGGGTAAAACTTCCGAAATTCTTCCAGTTCCACAAACTGGACAGCCTCTTCCACAAGCCTCTTTCTCTCCTTCTTGTCTCTGACATAAAGTCCGCAGAAATAATCAATATTTTCAACAACCGTAAGTTCATCAAAGACTGCAACATTCTGCATGACCACACCGATTTCTCTTTTGCTCTCATAAGAATCGGCTTCCATAGGTTTCCCGAAAACTCTGATCTCCCCTTTATCATAGGATAAGAGTCCCAGTATACAGTTGATGGCTGTGGTCTTCCCTGAACCGTTCGGCCCGAGAAGTCCAAAAACCTCTCCTTGCCTGACCTCCATATTTAAATGATCCAGTGCCAGAAGATCCTTATATCTCTTAACTAAATTTTTTATTTCGATGACAGACTGTTCCATAATTCCACCCCTTTCATTTGATAATTTTACTATACATGATCCTGCTGTATGGTTACAGTGTCTTGTGTCAGGAGCGGAAGTGACATTTGTCATGACATTTTGACCAGTTTTCCGGCTTGCTGTCTCAGAGATGTAAGATTTTCTAACTTTCAGCAAAGTCTCTCCGGCGGCCCGTTCGGAACTCGCTGACGCTCAGACAGCCTCACTGTGCTTTGCACACCGCCTCCGAGCCTTTGCTGAAAGAAGAAAAACTAACATCTCTTCGAATGCAAGGCCTCCAAACTGGTCAAAATGGACGTAATATCCGCTGGACAAGAACACATCAAACAAATGGAATTATTCAACAACAGTATTTTATACCCTCTGTGTGGACGTGCTTCGCACGATAAGGTATACCCACAGGGCACACCGTATTTTATACCCTTCGGGTGGACGTGCTTCGCACGATAAGGTATACTTAAAGTAATTTCGGGAAGGGTGGGTTTTATGTCTGTACTTATTGATAAATTTGTTTTGCTGCTTTTTATTTTGCCCCTTCTTTCAAGGGAGTCTGGAACCATGCCTGTCATTGCTTTTTTGACTGCTTTTACGGCCTCCTGTTTTCTTTCCCTTAAAAATGAAGAAAAACTGTCTTTTGCAGTCTCAGGTTTCTACGGAGTTCTCTGTCTTTTCCTTCCGGTTTTCAGTATTTTTCTTCCTCTGTTTTGTTACGACTGTACCCGGACCAGACAAAAATTCCCCGGTGCTATTTTAATTGTGGCGTCCGTGCCTTTTTTCATGGACCGTCCTTTTTTCCTTCGCATGGATTTGATGCTCAGTCTGCTGCTTTCTCTTTTTCTGGCCGTCCGTACCCAAAAG is a window encoding:
- a CDS encoding DUF1836 domain-containing protein, whose protein sequence is MDDLKEKLSKWLELDYILPEDIPNIDLYMDQITTFMDTELKNSTRFQGDKIFTKTMINNYSKNDLLPPSSKKKYSRNHMILLIYIYYLKNFMSISDIKSLLAPLKNHFYDDDRELSFFDIYEEIYQLEHRQKPVIAESVADDLKKARESFAFVEDEKDRDLLQHFSFITLLCYDIYAKKQLIEKMIDNFYTDSPEKEKKEKKMKK
- a CDS encoding YerC/YecD family TrpR-related protein — encoded protein: MSKKIKTEAAKRLFQAILTLETEEECFTFFEDLCTVNELESLAQRFEVASMLREKHTYLEVAEKTGASTATISRVNRSLNYGSDGYDLVFNRMKK
- a CDS encoding ABC transporter substrate-binding protein, which codes for MKVKKLAAAFLSSVLALGVLSGCGTSKSEKETKKLTKVTLNEVTHSVFYAPQYVAIEKGYFKDEGIDLKVDTGFGADKSMTALISGNADIGFMGPEASIYQYNEGNQDYAVNFAQLTQRAGNFLVSRKKIKNFSWNDIKGKEVIGGRKGGMPQMIFEYVLKKQKIDPKKDIKMVQNIDFANTSGAFSGGTGDFTVEFEPNATALETQGAGYVAASIGVESGFVPYTTYCAKKSYIKKNPKIIQGFTNAIKKGQEYVNKHTPEEIAAVIGGQFPDVSKNDLITIIKRYKDQDTYKENPVFSEDGFALLQDILKNAGELDDSVPFDKLVDNTFAEKAK
- a CDS encoding ABC transporter permease, coding for MQVFKCFFKIVRSKKLAMFIYAGIFFVLTILFSSFGKDSNTGFQTTKINVGIVDHDKSTASKALKTFLSNEQNVKDIKDEKKTMQNELFYRNAEYILILPKGFGESLLSQNKKVQIENVKVPGSTSGYMIDEQVNKFTKMVRSYLAAGFSEQQAVERAENTLKSSAQVNLLGSKKAGEQSNTSYYFQYLAYIFIALITVAVSPVFMVFYKKDIRRRNQCSAATERSRNLQLALGTLTASVGCWLVFMLLAMAIYRDEIFQGNLLLFMLNSLMFMGVSAGISFLAGLLVTNDDALQGVVNVVSLGSAFLGGVFVPLEFMSKQVLTVSRFLPTYWYIRSNKLIDQLDVFDMSHIWPAMQGILIQAGFALALFAAAMLVSKQKRTA
- a CDS encoding ABC transporter permease, whose protein sequence is MFWHLYKYHFKASIRNKSAIFWSFAFPLILATLFYFGFGNLLNDSEELKPVPAAIVETKAAKDAEGFKQTVAELSKKGEDQLLKVKYTSLKKAEKLLQDGKIDGFYTLGDNIRLTVKENGINQTILKEVSDQYIQMNHMVQQTIKEHPEGMEKLVKAISQNMVENQQISLGNEDANMMVQYFYALLAMVCLYGGFLGLQSALHAQANLSDIAARKAVSPADKLKSTAADFLVGVTVQFLAFLVAIGYMRLVLKIDLGSQAGFILLAGFIGCFTGVSIGLFIGSIGRMSRDTKSGLNIAISMFFCFFSGLMIGNMKDIVEKHVPLFNRINPAALITDCFYSLNIYDDLSVYLRSCISLIIISVLFCLGSFFMMRRKKYASI
- a CDS encoding ABC transporter ATP-binding protein, coding for MEQSVIEIKNLVKRYKDLLALDHLNMEVRQGEVFGLLGPNGSGKTTAINCILGLLSYDKGEIRVFGKPMEADSYESKREIGVVMQNVAVFDELTVVENIDYFCGLYVRDKKERKRLVEEAVQFVELEEFRKFYPPKLSGGLLRRLNIACGIAHKPKLIFLDEPTVAVDPQSRNKILEGILELNRQGTTVVYTSHYMEEVEQICSRILIMDKGRPLATGTKEELKQMIKMGEKITVDVSDLKEEELQAVRNMKHVFQADYTDGKLYVQCSGGSHNLVNVLGYLSEREVSFGRVYSELPTLNDVFLEITGKQLRD